Proteins encoded in a region of the Mucilaginibacter sabulilitoris genome:
- a CDS encoding NAD(P)H-quinone oxidoreductase, with protein MKAVVITRPGEPSVLQLAERPKPAYAANEVLVKVMAAGVNRPDVKQREGKYPPPAGVVQDIPGLEIAGVIAETGADVTRWKVGDEVCALVAGGGYAEYCSAPEGQCLAVPDGLSFIEAASLPETFFTVWSNVFDRGNLKGNETLLVHGGSSGIGVAAIQMAKALGHKVYVTAGSDEKCNFCEQLGAVKAINYKKENFAQVIEQLTGGNGVDAILDMIGGDYTPGNIKSLAVEGRLVMINAMNGKDALIDLSQLMMRRLTITGSTLRGRDTAFKSNIAQKLQKSIWPLLASGAIKPIIHATFPAAEAGKAHELMESSAHIGKIILSFEQ; from the coding sequence ATGAAAGCAGTAGTTATAACCCGCCCTGGCGAACCGTCAGTTTTGCAGTTAGCCGAAAGGCCAAAACCTGCGTATGCAGCCAACGAAGTGTTGGTTAAAGTTATGGCGGCTGGTGTAAACCGACCCGATGTAAAACAGCGCGAGGGTAAATATCCGCCACCCGCTGGTGTTGTTCAGGATATTCCGGGGCTGGAAATAGCAGGTGTCATAGCTGAAACGGGAGCAGATGTTACCCGCTGGAAGGTTGGCGACGAAGTTTGCGCCCTCGTGGCAGGTGGCGGCTATGCCGAATACTGCAGCGCTCCTGAAGGGCAGTGCCTGGCGGTTCCTGATGGATTGTCATTTATAGAAGCTGCATCATTACCTGAAACCTTTTTTACTGTTTGGAGCAATGTGTTTGACCGTGGCAATTTAAAGGGTAATGAAACCCTGCTGGTTCACGGCGGCTCCAGTGGTATTGGGGTAGCGGCCATACAAATGGCCAAAGCTTTGGGCCATAAAGTATATGTAACGGCAGGCTCTGATGAAAAATGCAACTTTTGCGAGCAATTAGGAGCAGTTAAAGCCATCAACTACAAAAAAGAAAACTTTGCCCAGGTAATTGAACAGCTAACCGGCGGCAATGGCGTTGATGCGATACTGGATATGATAGGCGGCGATTACACTCCCGGCAATATAAAATCACTGGCGGTTGAGGGCCGGCTGGTGATGATCAACGCCATGAATGGCAAGGATGCACTGATTGATCTGTCGCAGCTAATGATGAGAAGACTGACCATTACCGGCTCGACTTTGCGGGGCAGGGATACCGCGTTTAAAAGCAATATTGCTCAAAAGCTGCAAAAAAGCATTTGGCCACTACTGGCATCAGGAGCAATAAAACCAATAATACACGCAACTTTTCCGGCAGCCGAGGCCGGCAAAGCACATGAACTGATGGAAAGCAGCGCCCATATTGGCAAAATCATACTCAGTTTTGAGCAATAG
- the atpD gene encoding F0F1 ATP synthase subunit beta, with product MPNIGKISRIIGPVVDVSFADDAHLPKIYDALEITKDNGQKIILEVQQHLGEDRVRAIAMDSTDGLLRGMKVLDTEAAIKMPVGENIKGRVFNVVGDAIDGITNLDKSAGRPIHATPPRFEDLSTETEVLFTGIKVIDLLEPYVKGGKIGLFGGAGVGKTVLIQELINNIAKAYAGLSVFAGVGERTREGNDLLREMLESGIIKYGDAFMHSMEEGGWDLSKVDNEALKDSKATFVFGQMNEPPGARARVALSGLTIAEYFRDGEEDGKGRDILFFIDNIFRFTQAGSEVSALLGRMPSAVGYQPTLATEMGTMQERITSTKRGSITSVQAVYVPADDLTDPAPATTFAHLDATTVLSRKIAELGIYPAVDPLDSTSRILSPAILGDEHYNTAQRVKETLQRYKELQDIIAILGMDELSEEDKLVVSRARRVQRFLSQPFHVAEQFTGLKGVLVDIKETIKGFNMIMDGEVDEYPEAAFNLVGSIEDAIEKGKKLLAEANA from the coding sequence ATGCCAAACATTGGAAAAATATCACGGATCATTGGTCCGGTAGTTGACGTAAGTTTCGCTGATGACGCTCATCTTCCTAAAATTTATGACGCGTTAGAGATCACGAAAGATAATGGCCAGAAAATCATTTTAGAAGTTCAACAGCATTTAGGTGAAGATCGCGTACGTGCGATCGCGATGGATTCAACAGACGGATTGCTACGTGGCATGAAAGTTCTGGATACCGAAGCAGCTATTAAAATGCCGGTTGGCGAAAATATCAAAGGCCGTGTATTCAACGTAGTTGGTGATGCTATTGATGGTATTACCAATTTAGATAAATCCGCTGGTCGCCCTATCCACGCTACCCCTCCACGTTTCGAAGATCTATCTACCGAAACTGAGGTATTGTTTACAGGTATCAAAGTTATCGACTTGTTAGAGCCTTACGTAAAAGGTGGTAAAATTGGTTTGTTTGGTGGTGCTGGTGTTGGTAAAACAGTATTGATCCAGGAACTGATCAACAACATCGCTAAAGCTTATGCTGGTTTATCGGTATTTGCGGGTGTTGGAGAGCGTACACGTGAAGGTAATGACCTTTTACGTGAGATGCTTGAATCAGGCATTATAAAATATGGTGATGCATTTATGCACTCTATGGAAGAAGGCGGTTGGGATTTAAGCAAAGTGGATAACGAAGCTTTGAAAGATTCAAAAGCAACCTTCGTGTTCGGTCAGATGAACGAGCCTCCAGGTGCACGTGCACGTGTGGCATTATCAGGATTAACCATTGCCGAGTACTTCCGTGATGGTGAAGAAGATGGTAAAGGTCGTGATATCCTTTTCTTTATTGATAACATTTTCCGCTTTACACAAGCAGGTTCTGAAGTATCGGCGTTATTAGGTCGTATGCCATCAGCAGTGGGTTACCAGCCAACACTGGCTACTGAAATGGGTACCATGCAAGAACGTATTACTTCAACCAAACGTGGTTCAATTACATCTGTACAGGCTGTTTACGTACCTGCGGATGACTTGACTGACCCTGCGCCGGCAACAACATTTGCCCACTTAGATGCTACTACAGTACTTTCACGTAAAATTGCCGAGTTAGGTATCTATCCTGCGGTGGATCCATTGGATTCAACTTCACGTATCCTTAGCCCAGCTATTTTAGGTGACGAGCACTACAATACTGCTCAACGCGTAAAAGAAACCTTACAACGTTACAAAGAGCTACAGGATATCATCGCTATTTTGGGTATGGACGAGTTATCTGAAGAAGATAAACTTGTTGTATCACGTGCCCGTCGTGTTCAGCGTTTCCTTTCTCAGCCGTTCCACGTAGCCGAGCAATTTACCGGCTTAAAAGGCGTATTGGTTGATATCAAAGAAACCATCAAAGGCTTCAACATGATCATGGACGGTGAAGTTGACGAATATCCTGAAGCTGCATTCAACTTAGTTGGCAGCATTGAAGATGCCATTGAAAAAGGTAAAAAATTATTAGCTGAAGCTAACGCTTAA